The genomic segment AACCCGCTAGGCCTCAAGGCGACGCTGTCCGAGGGCATCGTGAGCGGCGTGCGGGAGATGGATGACAAGACCAAGGTGCTGCAAATCACCGCGCCGATTTCTCCGGGAAGCTCCGGGGGACCTATCTTCAACGAATACGGCGAGGTGATCGGAATCAGCACGTTCGTGATCCTCGGGGGCAGCAACCTTGGGTTCGGGATGCCAATTCGCTACCTGAAGGAACTGATGCTCACGCCTCACTTCCTCTCGCGGGAGGAGGTCGCGAAGCTGACGCCTCCGCACTCGTCCGGGGATGATGCAGAACCGGAGGAGAAGTCAGCTGATGCGAGCGATCTGCCGCTGATTCAGCGGGACATCCCACAGCACGACGTGAAACTCCTCAAGGGGTGTGGCCAGGGAGATTACCGCCAGATTCGAGATCTGATCGCGGAAGCGGTGAAGGTAGGCGCACCCCTCTACAACTCGAAGAACTTCCGCGCTTGTGCCCAGATCTACGAGGGGGCGTCGAGCGACCTCGAACGCAGTCTAGCGGCAAGCTGCAAAGGTCCGAAGAAGGCGCTCGCAGATGGGCGCAAGAAGGCCTCCAAGCAGGCCGACGATGCGCGCCGCGCATGGGCGCTACGCGACAGCTTCGACGGGCTGACGCGGGTGATCGACAAGCTCGAGGCCCAATCCAAACAATAGGTCCTCTAGGTCTAGCGAACTCCGCCGCAGGCCCCCGAGGCGCTGTCGGTGTCATTGTCCGTTCGGCACTGGACCCACGCATGGGGCGGGTTGCCGTCGTCCAGCACGACGAACGCTAGGGTCTGGCCCGTTGTGAGAGCCATCGAGGCGGACGGCAACTCGAGCGTGACGTCTTCGGCTTCTGCGGGCGCCAATGCCTTCGTGGTTAGCCCCTCACCAAGCTTGGTGCCGCCGGCTGTCGGGTCGCCCTCGTAGAATCCGACCAAGACGCCCGGAGGGACGCTCGCCAAGCCGATGTTCCGCACACGCGCGATCAAGCCATAGGCGCCGTCGCATTTGGGTCGCAGGTCGACCACCAGGTCTGGTGCGCTGAACTCACCGGAGGGCTGGATGTTCTGTCGGAAGTTGTTCAGCCGCGTCTGTTTCCAGTTGGCCAGTTCATTCAGGGGAATGCGGCCGTCTTCCTCGACATTGGTGACGTGATAGGTGTGCTGATTCCAGATCCGGCGCGTGCGCACCCATTTCCCTGCGGTATCTCCGAAAATCCGCACTCCGCGCACCTTCGTCGTCCCGTCGCCTAGACAGGTGATCCCAGAGTAGTCGTTGGAGATCACGATCAGATCAGCGTGCCCGTCGTTGTCCACGTCCGCGACGAGGGGGTATTCCGTCAAGGTGCCACTGGTATTGCAGGTGCTCCAGAGCTCGGTGCCGTTGGTCCCATCGTAGATGCGTAGCGTGTGTTCGTCGGCGTAGACCACCTCCGCTTTACCGTCGCCGTCGAAGTCGAATACTGAGCTACCCGTCGCGGCGGATGAACAGTCCTTGGTTTCCTTCAACCAAATATTGGTCTGATCGTTTGCGACGTTGGTGTCGAGGAGCTTGGTCCCGCCGAGCACCGTGTAGCCAATGCCTGTAGCGATGGCCACGTCCGCGGTCCCATCACCATCGAAGTCAGCGACGGTCGGCGGACCACCACCTCGAGTCGCGCCAGCCGAGCCAGCGGGGCAGTTGTTCACGAACGTCCCGTTCATGTCGATGTTTTGCCGCAGGATCTTGAAGCTGCCCGTCTCTGCGGGGTCGTAGTGCCAGACGTGGACCAGGTGGGACGCTGAGTCGACGGCGACGATCTCTGGATTGCCATCCTTGTCGAAGTCACCCATCGCCATATGCCCCGCTGTGAGGCCAGTGGCGACGAGCTGCGTTCCGTTGTGGTCGTAGACACTGGTTGGGGTCACTACCTCGAGGAAACCATCGCCAGTGATGTCGGCGAAGACTCCCGTGCTCGCGCCAGCCACGGCGAACTTGGTGCTGCCGTCGGAGCCGTTCAGCACGGCGCTGCCCGTGAGCACCTCGGGTGACCCATCGTGATCGATGTCGCCGATGCCCGGCATGAAGCAGCCCGTGGCTGTGGAGACCCAGAACTCGGTTCCGTCGGCGTGGAGCGCGCGGGTGCGCCCATCTTGCGTGCACACAATGACTTCGTTCCCCGGCTGGCCGTCGATATCGCCCCCCGCCAGGTGCGTGCCAGGGTTGAGGCGATCATCGAACGGGGTATCGGGGTGGTAGCTCCACTTCTCGACGACTTGGCCTCCGACGATGCTGATCGCGTGGAGCGTTCCATTCTGGGAGTAGATGGCCTTGCCGTTGTCTCCGGTCGCAGGCTTCGTGTACTCGAAGGTCGTAAACAGGATCTCTGGGATGTCTTTGGCGTCGACCTTGCCGTCGCAGTTGTCGTCGTCGAGTTCAATGACGATGGGCGTCATCATCACGTTGCCACCGTCCCAGTGGTACTTGAGCTCTGGGTCGAAGGCGGCAGCTGGTGGGTGGTACTCGCAGTTTTCGATGCAAGTGATGGGATCGCCCGGGTCCTGCCCAGCGGAACACTGAGGCGGCCTCGGGAGGCAGCGTCCGGTCGCTAGTGAGACGCCTCCGGTGCAGGTTGCACCTCCAGCGCCGGCGTCAGGCTCTTCAGCGGGATCCCCCAGGGAATATTCGCAGTAGTCTCCGCCACCACAGTCGTCTGAGTCGACGCAGGTTTTGCCCGGAGTCACACACTGCTGGAACGAGCAGACGTCGCTGTCGCCGCAACACACCGCGCCGCAGGCCTTATCCGCGAGGCAACAGGCGCCCTGGATGCACACACCGCCGTCGCACTCGCAGTCGCCGCCATCGACGTTGAAGGTGCCACCGCTGGAGGAACCCCCGGTGCCACCGCTTCCGGAGCCGCCGCTACCTGCGCCTGAGTCGAGGAAGTTCCCGCCGCCCACGCTGCTCCCGCTGTCCGAGCCGCAGCCATTCAGGGCGCCAGCGCCCAGCGCGATCGCTCCAATCGAAGTCAGTCCCAGTATGCCAAGTCGCTTGGTTCCCACCGGAGCAGTCTACTGGACTAACGCCCGTTCGTCTTACCAGGATGCTGACTGGCGGCCTGTTTTTGGGTGCGCTGTCAGCCATCGCGCCCTCAGTCAGCAGTGTCTCAGCTGGATTCTCTGAATCCACCAACCGGCTGGCGACGTTGTATCGGGGTACCGAGCCTCAAGCCGCGCACTGCCTTCAACGCGCTGCGTCCTAGCTTTCCAGGAGCGCCGCGAGAGATGCTGTGCCACGCGTGCTGGGTCCGATTCCATAATCCCGCGCGGAAAATTGCGATCCGCTCCCCAAGGCCGAGGGACTCCGGTCGCCGAGCCTTCGCGAATGCCTTGCGTTCTGCGATCAGGCTGCGGGCGAAACGGCGGAACGCCTGCTCAGCGTGCACCTGCTTGGCAAGGGCACCTGAGATGAACCGGGCACGCTCCTCCAGGGTCTCGAAGCGTACCGAAGCGTACCGGCTCAACGCTTGGGTGACTTGGTGCTTCGGCAGCTTGCGGATCAGCCGCGCTTCCTCGATCAGCATGCCCAGGCGTAGGTCGATTCGACCCTCCACGTAGTCGGCGTAGAGGAACGTGCGCGCGCTCGGTAGCGTGCCCTTGTACTTGGCAAAGCGCGATAGCTCGCCTTCGCCGTCCTGCGCGAACGCCCGGTCCCAGTCGATGTTGACCGGGAACCCAGAGCGTCCGAGCAGCGCGAACTGACCACAGTTGGTGTCCAGGTTGTCGAGGAACCACTCCCACGCGTGCTCCATGAGCATCACGTGACGTTGAAGCTCGCTCCACTGGGTCGTGTCCGCCGGCAGCTCAGCTTTCGGGTCCCATTTGACGAATGGCTTGAGCAAGCCGTGCAGCGTCACGCCCTCGAGCGTTACCTCGCGGATTTGCGCAGGGACAGTCGGGCGCCTGGCGAGGTCACGCAGGTGATAGGCCACCACCTCAGCCTCGAGGAGTGCGGGCTCCCCTCGCTTGAAGATGAACCGTTCGCCGTCGGGGGACTCGAGGATGTGCAGCGGCTTCGAGCCTGACTGGGGGGCAACGTCGATCTCGCGCAGCGCTCCCGCCTCGACCGTAGCGAGTTGCCTCGAGCTGAGCTGACGATGAAGTCGGCGGTTTTCTGCGCGAATACGCCGGATCAAGCTGCGATAGGAGCGGAACGGGGGTTGCATCGATCGCTTCGACATGACCGGTGATTGGCAAGCCATAGGCCAGAACGAGCGACAGCACTTTTCCCAAAATTTCGAGGTAGCGCACGTCTCGGATCTCCACTTTGGCCGCACTGAGCCACTGCGTGTTCGGGCGCTAGCAGAGGCGCTCGTTCACTCGCCCCCCGACCTCTTGGTCGTGACTGGCGATTTGACTCAACGAGCGCGCCGGTCGCAGTTCCGCCAGGCGCGTCGCTTCTTGGATGACATCCCCTGTCCCAAGCTTGTGGTGCCCGGCAACCACGACATCGCGCCATTCTTCCGGCCACTCGCGCGGCTGTTCTACCCGCGTCGCCGCTACCAACGCTTTCTCGGCGACATCGAGCTCGTGCAGCGTGACGGCTTGATCGCCATCGGCATAGACAGCGTTTCCCGCTGGCGAGCGAAGGAAGGTTCGTTGACCCGCGGTCAGCTGGCAGACGTGAGACGTGTCCTGGCCGACTTGCCTCGCGGATTCAGGATCTTGGCGTCGCATCATCCGCTGATTCACCCGGAGCGTGGCGTGCGGCACCGCGTGCCCGAACGCTTGGTGGATCTGCTGAACGAGCTGCAGATCGACGTGGCGCTGTCTGGGCACCTGCACGAGAGTTGGGCAGGGCCCCGCTGCCACTGCTCGAGCCACGACGGGCGTTTGAACACGCTCTTCGTGCAGGCATCGACAGCTACCTCCACTCGCCTGAGAGGACACCGCAACGCTTACAACCGCCTGGAGATTGGCGATGGTGGGGTGACGCTGCGGGTCGAGACCTTCGACGGCTTCGGTTTCACCACGACAGACACGCGGCGGTACGTTGCTGGTACGGAGCAGCGCCCAGCGGAGCCTGCGCTCATCGGCTTTCGCAACTCGGACTGGGAAGGCAGCTACAGACCAGACACCGGGGGTGCTACAAGTTGATGAGTGACTGGCCTCCCCTCTGCCAGGGTCGCGCTTGCCTTGTGCTTGCGCAGCTCATGCTGCGTGGTCCTCGCTTGCGTTGGCTGTGAAGCCAAAGGCCAGAGCCAGACAGCGCCTGCCCCTCCCCCCCAAACCTCAAGTTCTGTGGAGCCGCTCGCGCCATCGGCGACTGCAGTCCGGCTGAGCTGCCCGCGAGGCATGCTGCCGGTTCAGCTTCCCGAGCAGCCGAGCTTCTGCGTCGATCGCTACGAAGCTAATTTGGTGGAGGCCGATGGCGGCGCCGCGCTTGCCGCAAGTCAACGCCCTGCGCGAGGCGTGAGGTACCGTGCAGTGTCGGTTGGCGGCGTGAAACCTCAAGCTTACGTCAATCGTATGGAGGCTTCAGCGGCTTGCGAGGCTTCAGGCAAACGCCTGTGCAAGGCCCGGGAGTGGTATGCAGCGTGTGCAGGTGCCGGGCATACGAAATATCCGTACGGCAACAAGTTCGAGAAGAATCGCTGTAATGTGGACAAGGGTCACCTGCTGCACAAGCTCTTCGGAAACGTGAACTACACGTACGATGCGCACTACAACAGCCCGAAGCTGAATCTGGAGCCAGGCTTCTTGGCGAAGACCGGGGAGTACGCGGACTGCAAGAGCGAGGTGGGCGCTCAAGACATGATGGGGAACCTGCACGAGTGGGTCGCCGACGACGTGAGCGCCAAGCTCAGGCAAGAGCTGCCTCTAGAGAAGGGCGATCAGTGGCTGGGCAAGCGCGGCATGGGTGTGTTCATGGGAGGCTACTTCAGCTCCCACGGTGAGCATGGAACCGGCTGCCTGTATGTCACCGCGACCCACGCGCCGGACTACCACGACTACTCAACCGGGTTCCGCTGCTGCGCTGATCGCTAGTCCTAGAACGACGTCTGCCCCTTATCTTCATATTCCGCGAGGAATTCCCGCACGCGCTCGCGTTCCTCTGGGTTCAGGCTGTCGTGTAGGTGGGCGAGGGCCTCGCTTGGTTCATGCATCACCTTGCGGTTCTCGTACCCCGCTTCGCGTACGATGCGTTGGAGCTGCAGGTTCAGCGTCGCGTTGGTGGGCGACACCAGAATCGCGATGCGGTCGAGCCGGGTGTTCATCTTCTGGAACAACTCGGTCAGGCGATCCGCGGCGGGCTGGGGGTAGATGCGCACCGGGCGATGATCCGCACACAAGATGGGCTGCATGGTGGCGGGCGTCCTCATCACCTCCGCAGCCAGGGCCTGGGAATAAATGTCCGCGTCGTCGCGGGTTTTCAGAGCGAAGACTCTCGCTTCGATCACCCGACCAACTCGGCGCTGCATCGTGAAGGGTTCCGACACGCTGGGTCTCTAGCATGCGGAACGACCCCTGGAGGACGCAAGAGCCCAGATGTCTCACACCGGTGCCAAACCGTAGGTTTGGCGGTTCACCAGCGTACCTACCCGTTGGGGTGGGCGCGCCCGCTACTCCTCGAAGCCTGCGCGCTGCAGGCCTTCTACCACGCGATCGGCCACGTCGGTCTGTCCGCGCGGAATCATCGCGTGAATGCCGGCGAGGCGAAAACTCGGGTGATAGCCCTGCAGGCGCACCCGTTCCTGCTGCGCTTCGGTGTTGCGTTCTGCCATACCGAGGGAGGCGCACAACAGGGCGTGCCCGAAGGCGTACTGGGGCCGTGTAACCAGCGCGTCCCGGCAAGCGCTCACGGCGTTTTCGTAGTCGTTCGCGATGAAGTGCGCAAACCCTAGGCCGGCGGCGTAGGCGCGTGGGCTGAGCCGCGCAGCGAGGCGCATGCTGGTGAAGCCGCTCTGGTCCCCTCGCGCGAGCTTCACGTGGCCCAGGGCAGCGTGAGCGGACGCGAAGCTCGGGTTGATGTCCGTCGATGCTTGAAACAGCCGGTCCGAATCGTAGTTCCCCTGGCTCATCTCCGAGCGGCCCTTGAGGTACCAACCGATCGCGTCCTTCGAGTCGGTTGCTAGCGCGCGCTCGGCAGTTGCTCGCAGCGCGTCGTGGCTTTGGGTCACGTCGGGGACCCACTGGTTGATGATGTTCTGGTACAGCGCATAGCCCCGTCCGTAAAGCGCAAGCATGAACTTGCCGTCACGGCTCAGGGCTCGCTCAAAAAAATCAAGGGCCCTTTCATTGCCATCGCGCGAGCGGTCGTCAGTGCCGAGCAGCCCTTGATGAGTTAGCTCCCAGGCATTGAGATTTTCTGTGGGGAAACCAATGCTGCGTTCCCCTTCGGCGCGCATCAACTCAGGGTACGCCTTGCCGACGATGTTGCGAGCGAGCTCGTCTTGCAGCTCGAACAGGAGCCCCATGTTGACGTCGAAGTTCTCCGACCACAACGTGTGACCCTTGCTGACGGCGTCGAGGCGCACGGTGATTCGCAGGCTCTCTCCGGAGCGACGGACGCTGCCGGTCACCAGGTACTCGGCGCCCACCGCTTCTCCAAGCTGCTGCGTCGGATGGTCGCTCCCGCCAACGTGGATGCTCGTGCTGCGCGCGATGACCGGGAACCAGCGCCACTTGCTGAGCAGGGTGATGAGATCGTCCACCAACCCTGCGGCGAAGCTCGCCTCTATCGGATCATCGCCATAGCAGTCGAAGCGCAGCACGGCGACCGCGGGTCGCGCTTCGAAGGGTGCGGCGGAGAGTAGCCGAGTGTGGCTACCCGTGTCGCTCGCGGTGATGTCACCCAGGGTACGGGCGATGGCTGCCGCTTCCGTGCGGTTACTCGCGCCGAGAGCTTTCAGCAAGTTCTCGACGTGAGTCTTCACGGTGGACACCGAGAGCTGAAGCTGCCCGGCGATTTCCCGGTTGGGATAGCCCTGCGCCAAGAGATCCAGCACGTCTCGCTGGCGCTTGGTCAGGCTATTCAGGCCCTGTGAGGCCCTTGGTTGCGATGGATGGGTCTTTGGAGTCACGGTTCGTACCTCCGCGCACGACTGCTAGGCGGTTCAATGAGCAAGCGTTCGAGCATCGCGCCTGTCGTCGCTGCGTTTGCAGCGTCTCGCTCAATACCGTCGCTTGCTCGCTCCTGAATGTCTACGGACCTGATGACAAACTATCCCCGGATGTGGGCGGAAAGGCGATGTCAGTGCCTGATATCGAAAGTGCACTCGAAATCACTCGATGCCACTCCGCTTGTTTCAACACGTATTCGCGTGACCAAACCCACTTGGAAAGACCTGGGTTGCTCACGCGTTCGCGTGACGAGACACGCGCGGGTTGGTGACGCCTCAGGCTCGAACCCAACCGCGATCGAATTTTTTCGATCGACCAATCGAGAGGATTTCGGCTGCTTTTTTGGGGGTGAGGCTGGCGGTTGGTGCCGGCGTCAGCCCGGGCAACGGCGGGCGTTCGGGGGATGAGCTATGGTCCGCGCCCCGGCGAGGAGGGCGAGCCGTGCGTGCCCGTGCAGGGGAGGCGGCGAGCTCCACGGAGTCGATCCATGGCTGATGCACTAGAGATTACCGCGCGGATAATAATCCCGGCTTCTGATTTGAGCTGGTCAGCGGTGCGCGCGTCGGGGCCT from the Polyangiaceae bacterium genome contains:
- a CDS encoding serine protease, with amino-acid sequence MLAVVRRIVFFPTSRRFVSKLVFGAGASALLLVSSCLHRGSTIGQREPASQDDERCKGDEKCLDACRLAERDSGMLGQCADMRQKVATLGAVPDDPVPAASEEPDWSRAGAARSHERLAAPELFSRALPSIVYIRTDLGAGTGFVVSAKGVIATNLHVIAGAKKIQAFLMNGAELKLKPEVAADPEHDVAALQTDMNVAPVALAHVNAVIMGQKVIVIGNPLGLKATLSEGIVSGVREMDDKTKVLQITAPISPGSSGGPIFNEYGEVIGISTFVILGGSNLGFGMPIRYLKELMLTPHFLSREEVAKLTPPHSSGDDAEPEEKSADASDLPLIQRDIPQHDVKLLKGCGQGDYRQIRDLIAEAVKVGAPLYNSKNFRACAQIYEGASSDLERSLAASCKGPKKALADGRKKASKQADDARRAWALRDSFDGLTRVIDKLEAQSKQ
- a CDS encoding VCBS repeat-containing protein, which translates into the protein MGTKRLGILGLTSIGAIALGAGALNGCGSDSGSSVGGGNFLDSGAGSGGSGSGGTGGSSSGGTFNVDGGDCECDGGVCIQGACCLADKACGAVCCGDSDVCSFQQCVTPGKTCVDSDDCGGGDYCEYSLGDPAEEPDAGAGGATCTGGVSLATGRCLPRPPQCSAGQDPGDPITCIENCEYHPPAAAFDPELKYHWDGGNVMMTPIVIELDDDNCDGKVDAKDIPEILFTTFEYTKPATGDNGKAIYSQNGTLHAISIVGGQVVEKWSYHPDTPFDDRLNPGTHLAGGDIDGQPGNEVIVCTQDGRTRALHADGTEFWVSTATGCFMPGIGDIDHDGSPEVLTGSAVLNGSDGSTKFAVAGASTGVFADITGDGFLEVVTPTSVYDHNGTQLVATGLTAGHMAMGDFDKDGNPEIVAVDSASHLVHVWHYDPAETGSFKILRQNIDMNGTFVNNCPAGSAGATRGGGPPTVADFDGDGTADVAIATGIGYTVLGGTKLLDTNVANDQTNIWLKETKDCSSAATGSSVFDFDGDGKAEVVYADEHTLRIYDGTNGTELWSTCNTSGTLTEYPLVADVDNDGHADLIVISNDYSGITCLGDGTTKVRGVRIFGDTAGKWVRTRRIWNQHTYHVTNVEEDGRIPLNELANWKQTRLNNFRQNIQPSGEFSAPDLVVDLRPKCDGAYGLIARVRNIGLASVPPGVLVGFYEGDPTAGGTKLGEGLTTKALAPAEAEDVTLELPSASMALTTGQTLAFVVLDDGNPPHAWVQCRTDNDTDSASGACGGVR
- a CDS encoding metallophosphoesterase — translated: MTGDWQAIGQNERQHFSQNFEVAHVSDLHFGRTEPLRVRALAEALVHSPPDLLVVTGDLTQRARRSQFRQARRFLDDIPCPKLVVPGNHDIAPFFRPLARLFYPRRRYQRFLGDIELVQRDGLIAIGIDSVSRWRAKEGSLTRGQLADVRRVLADLPRGFRILASHHPLIHPERGVRHRVPERLVDLLNELQIDVALSGHLHESWAGPRCHCSSHDGRLNTLFVQASTATSTRLRGHRNAYNRLEIGDGGVTLRVETFDGFGFTTTDTRRYVAGTEQRPAEPALIGFRNSDWEGSYRPDTGGATS
- a CDS encoding SUMF1/EgtB/PvdO family nonheme iron enzyme encodes the protein MLPVQLPEQPSFCVDRYEANLVEADGGAALAASQRPARGVRYRAVSVGGVKPQAYVNRMEASAACEASGKRLCKAREWYAACAGAGHTKYPYGNKFEKNRCNVDKGHLLHKLFGNVNYTYDAHYNSPKLNLEPGFLAKTGEYADCKSEVGAQDMMGNLHEWVADDVSAKLRQELPLEKGDQWLGKRGMGVFMGGYFSSHGEHGTGCLYVTATHAPDYHDYSTGFRCCADR